In the genome of Solibacillus isronensis, one region contains:
- a CDS encoding YgzB family protein, with the protein MKKYNSKINKIRSFALSLIFIGFVIMYGAIFFKNNQILVLIFMTIGLLCIIGSTAVYGWIGLLSTKAVQVVCPECGKWTKVLGRVDICMYCNEPLTLDPALEGKEFNQEYNKN; encoded by the coding sequence ATGAAAAAATATAATAGTAAAATTAATAAGATCCGCTCTTTTGCATTATCCCTTATTTTCATCGGCTTCGTTATTATGTATGGTGCAATCTTTTTCAAAAATAATCAAATACTTGTATTAATCTTCATGACAATTGGACTTCTTTGTATCATCGGCAGTACAGCTGTATACGGCTGGATAGGATTGCTGTCTACAAAGGCTGTGCAAGTTGTCTGTCCGGAATGCGGGAAATGGACAAAGGTTTTAGGTCGCGTGGATATTTGCATGTATTGCAATGAACCGCTCACTTTAGATCCTGCATTGGAAGGAAAAGAATTCAATCAAGAGTACAATAAAAATTAA
- the perR gene encoding peroxide-responsive transcriptional repressor PerR yields MSELHLKDALDTLKTTGVRITPQRHAILEYLIQSMIHPTADDIYKALCDKFPNMSVATVYNNLRVFREVGLVKELTYGDAASRFDFVTGDHYHMICDGCGKIVDFHYPGLNEVEQFASQVTGFQVNSHRLEVYGTCPDCVAVGATKVQ; encoded by the coding sequence ATGTCTGAATTGCATTTAAAGGATGCGCTGGACACGTTAAAGACTACTGGTGTACGAATTACTCCTCAGCGTCATGCGATTTTGGAATATTTAATTCAAAGTATGATTCACCCAACAGCTGATGATATATACAAGGCGCTTTGCGATAAGTTTCCTAATATGAGTGTAGCAACAGTTTATAATAATTTACGTGTCTTTCGTGAAGTAGGTTTAGTAAAAGAGCTTACTTATGGGGATGCAGCGAGTCGTTTCGATTTCGTAACAGGCGACCATTATCACATGATTTGTGATGGCTGCGGTAAAATTGTAGACTTCCACTATCCCGGATTAAATGAAGTGGAGCAGTTTGCTTCGCAAGTAACAGGCTTTCAAGTTAATTCGCACCGTTTAGAAGTCTATGGTACATGTCCTGACTGTGTAGCAGTCGGTGCAACAAAAGTTCAATAA
- a CDS encoding nucleotidyltransferase-like protein, protein MEHILRPIYQERASQPETLGVILINKREGAENMTDTFDSVLLIIVKESDKPIYSKHYSYGEAKMVMHILTEERLRKWIFIGSHKRLVDWLFHGKVMFDRNEFLYKLRSELQEFPFFGRKLKTGIQFAKLIRRYKEGKELFEDGHFLDAYNHVVASLHHLGRLSIIDSGHYPEVTVWAQVKRNDPAIYKLYEELIMSNESLEKRLELLFLAGEFLINSRTTDGAQHILETMLAQPSWTIQQLHDHPELSYYSVDLEVFVEYLIERELILVETVIAKNEAIFHRNYYVDRHYIESEYGL, encoded by the coding sequence ATGGAACATATTTTAAGACCGATTTATCAGGAACGTGCAAGTCAGCCGGAAACGCTTGGAGTAATATTGATAAACAAGCGTGAAGGTGCTGAGAATATGACCGATACATTTGATTCGGTTCTTTTAATTATTGTAAAAGAAAGTGATAAGCCTATTTATTCGAAACACTATTCATATGGTGAAGCGAAAATGGTGATGCATATTTTAACGGAGGAACGTTTGCGTAAATGGATTTTCATTGGTTCGCATAAGCGGTTAGTTGATTGGCTTTTCCACGGTAAAGTTATGTTTGACCGCAATGAGTTTCTATATAAACTACGTTCTGAATTGCAAGAGTTCCCATTCTTCGGTCGTAAATTAAAAACAGGTATCCAGTTTGCCAAGTTAATCCGCCGTTATAAAGAAGGAAAAGAATTATTTGAAGATGGTCATTTTTTAGATGCGTACAATCATGTAGTTGCTTCATTACATCATTTAGGAAGATTATCGATTATTGATAGCGGGCATTATCCTGAAGTGACAGTTTGGGCCCAGGTGAAACGCAATGACCCTGCAATTTATAAATTATATGAAGAATTAATTATGAGCAACGAAAGTCTCGAGAAGCGTCTGGAGTTATTATTTTTAGCCGGTGAGTTTTTAATAAATTCCAGAACTACGGATGGGGCGCAACATATTTTAGAAACAATGCTTGCACAACCTTCATGGACGATTCAGCAATTGCATGATCATCCTGAGTTGAGTTATTACTCTGTGGACTTGGAAGTGTTTGTTGAATACTTAATTGAAAGAGAGCTAATTCTGGTGGAAACGGTTATCGCTAAAAACGAAGCGATCTTCCACAGGAACTATTATGTAGACAGACATTATATTGAATCTGAGTACGGGTTATAG
- a CDS encoding D-2-hydroxyacid dehydrogenase — translation MVTIYFTFEPREDLKQPLLAQFPQVDFLFDKKLDVEKLAQTDVLVTYGEDLKEEHLQYADKLQWIFVASAGIEKMPAEAIAKRNILVSNVRGIHKKPMTESILAHILSLKRVLPFIYEQQQKKEWNKKARPTELNGSTALIIGPGAIGGEVGRILQAFDVHTIGCNRSGNEAEYMNETYKLDDLKEQLPKADIILSMLPSTKETKHMLTREHFELMKSSAIFMNFGRGDLVETDTLVGVLQDELIEHAVLDVYEIEPLPADSPLWDLNNVTLSPHFSSHSSRYVERSLDIFKPSLAKWLNGERDLENKMDILRGY, via the coding sequence ATGGTAACGATTTATTTTACATTTGAACCACGTGAAGATTTAAAACAGCCGCTTTTGGCACAGTTTCCTCAAGTAGATTTTTTATTTGATAAGAAACTGGATGTGGAGAAACTTGCTCAAACAGACGTTTTAGTAACTTATGGGGAAGATTTAAAGGAAGAGCATTTACAGTATGCAGACAAATTGCAATGGATTTTCGTTGCATCTGCAGGAATCGAGAAAATGCCGGCAGAAGCGATTGCGAAACGTAATATACTCGTTTCGAATGTGCGCGGTATACATAAGAAGCCGATGACTGAATCGATTTTAGCTCATATTTTATCATTGAAACGTGTATTGCCGTTTATTTATGAGCAGCAACAGAAGAAAGAATGGAATAAAAAGGCGCGTCCAACAGAGTTAAACGGAAGTACAGCATTGATTATCGGTCCGGGTGCAATCGGCGGTGAAGTAGGACGTATTCTGCAGGCGTTTGACGTACATACAATTGGCTGTAATCGCTCAGGCAACGAAGCGGAGTATATGAATGAAACATATAAGCTGGATGATTTAAAAGAGCAGTTACCGAAAGCGGATATTATTCTTTCGATGCTGCCATCTACTAAGGAAACGAAGCATATGCTGACTCGGGAGCATTTTGAACTGATGAAGAGTTCAGCAATCTTCATGAATTTTGGGCGTGGTGACTTAGTAGAAACGGATACTCTTGTTGGCGTTTTACAAGACGAGCTAATAGAACATGCTGTTTTAGACGTCTATGAGATCGAGCCATTACCGGCAGACAGCCCGCTATGGGACTTGAACAATGTTACGCTATCACCACATTTTTCAAGTCATTCATCACGTTATGTGGAGCGCAGTCTGGACATTTTCAAACCAAGTCTGGCAAAATGGCTCAATGGGGAACGTGATTTAGAAAATAAGATGGATATTCTTAGAGGGTACTAA